A DNA window from Halorubrum sp. DM2 contains the following coding sequences:
- a CDS encoding 50S ribosomal protein L24e — protein sequence MVETRTCDYTGEEIEPGTGTMFVKKDGQILHFVDSKAEKNYLLGREARDLEWTEEGRRQGGQE from the coding sequence ATGGTCGAGACACGCACCTGTGATTACACCGGCGAGGAGATCGAGCCCGGCACGGGCACGATGTTCGTGAAGAAGGACGGACAGATCCTCCACTTCGTCGACTCGAAGGCGGAGAAGAACTACCTCCTCGGCCGCGAGGCGCGCGACCTCGAATGGACCGAGGAAGGTCGCCGTCAGGGTGGCCAGGAATGA
- a CDS encoding PQQ-binding-like beta-propeller repeat protein, with translation MDRRVLFATLILLAGGATGVGVALFAFVGVDDATTETTIVWESEPAAGDDGSGAAIATVDGDPLLLRPAVENGSRVVSATVVGTDETAWTVPISGPDADRGGGANGSDDDPIGVSGLTTGTLGGDPVVALTTAPGSLVVVDATDGSRRFAVDTGGPGGFRPAIGDLTGDGSQEVAAAATDGSVRVVDREGDAVAEASLSGEVNHRPLIVEPDAEAGERGGLAVLTTAGDPATVHLLDGRGETRWTTTPSVNPLSWNAADSQNGPVIALGGSNGNLETIETSDGSLRYEIGLQDEPVAVGDADPGRVYVGGSGSVWAVSLLDGEVVWKQQYGASTRINEPRIGDVDGDGDIGPVAANRNGEILAMTRSGSVVARGGPDVVVYGGPLFADVADDAGDEVIVVADDGTAIAVDT, from the coding sequence ATGGACCGACGCGTCCTGTTCGCGACGCTAATCCTGCTGGCCGGCGGCGCGACCGGCGTCGGCGTGGCGCTTTTCGCCTTCGTCGGCGTCGACGACGCCACCACGGAGACCACGATCGTCTGGGAGTCCGAACCGGCGGCCGGCGACGACGGCAGCGGCGCGGCGATCGCGACGGTCGACGGGGACCCGCTGCTCCTCCGGCCGGCGGTCGAGAACGGCTCGCGGGTCGTCAGCGCGACGGTCGTCGGGACCGACGAGACCGCTTGGACGGTGCCGATTTCCGGGCCGGACGCCGACCGCGGCGGCGGCGCGAACGGGAGCGACGACGACCCGATCGGTGTCAGCGGACTCACCACAGGGACGCTCGGCGGCGACCCCGTCGTGGCGCTCACGACGGCTCCGGGGTCACTCGTCGTCGTCGACGCGACCGACGGGAGCCGACGGTTCGCGGTCGACACCGGTGGCCCCGGCGGATTCCGCCCCGCCATCGGAGACCTGACCGGCGACGGGAGTCAGGAGGTCGCGGCGGCGGCGACCGACGGGAGCGTCCGCGTCGTCGACCGCGAGGGCGACGCCGTCGCCGAGGCCTCGCTGTCGGGCGAGGTCAATCACCGACCACTCATCGTCGAACCGGACGCCGAGGCCGGTGAGCGCGGCGGACTCGCGGTGCTGACGACCGCCGGCGACCCGGCGACGGTCCACCTGCTCGACGGGCGCGGCGAGACGCGCTGGACGACGACACCGAGCGTGAACCCCCTGAGCTGGAACGCCGCGGACAGTCAGAACGGGCCCGTGATAGCCCTCGGCGGGTCGAACGGTAACTTGGAGACCATCGAGACGAGCGACGGGTCGCTCCGGTACGAGATCGGTCTTCAGGACGAGCCGGTCGCGGTCGGCGACGCGGACCCCGGTCGGGTGTACGTCGGGGGGTCGGGGAGCGTGTGGGCAGTGAGCCTACTCGACGGCGAGGTCGTCTGGAAACAGCAGTACGGCGCGTCGACGCGGATCAACGAGCCGCGCATCGGCGACGTCGACGGCGACGGTGATATCGGTCCGGTCGCGGCCAACCGCAACGGCGAGATCCTCGCGATGACCCGGAGCGGAAGCGTGGTCGCCCGCGGCGGTCCCGACGTCGTCGTTTACGGCGGGCCGCTGTTCGCCGACGTCGCCGACGACGCCGGCGACGAGGTGATCGTGGTCGCGGACGACGGGACCGCGATCGCGGTCGACACCTGA
- a CDS encoding aldo/keto reductase: protein MYLPPVGLGTMGIADPDAVATALLLGYRHLDTARIYDNEAVVGEGLAAGLADSDLDREDVTVATKLWIDDLAPDEVAPAARESAARLGVDALDLLYVHRPRGDYDPEATLPALDRLVDDGLVRNVGVSNFELADLDRAVDVLGRPPAAHQTELHPLFYRPELLDHARDHGYPVVAYSPLAGGRVREVDAVVEVAEAHGTTPEAVAIAWATEKEPVVAIPKASSEPHLRANLAAVDLELTDEEVAAIDAVDREEELFPE, encoded by the coding sequence ATGTACCTCCCGCCCGTCGGTCTCGGAACGATGGGAATCGCCGACCCCGACGCGGTCGCGACCGCGCTCTTGCTCGGCTACCGCCACCTCGACACCGCGCGGATCTACGACAACGAGGCGGTCGTCGGCGAGGGGCTCGCCGCGGGGCTGGCCGACAGCGACCTCGACCGCGAGGACGTGACCGTCGCGACGAAGCTGTGGATCGACGACCTCGCTCCCGACGAGGTCGCTCCCGCGGCCCGCGAGAGCGCGGCCCGGCTCGGCGTCGACGCCCTCGACCTGCTGTACGTCCACCGACCGCGCGGCGACTACGACCCCGAGGCGACGCTGCCCGCGCTCGACCGACTCGTCGACGACGGCCTCGTCCGCAACGTCGGCGTCTCGAACTTCGAACTCGCGGACCTCGACCGCGCCGTCGACGTCCTCGGCCGTCCGCCGGCGGCCCACCAGACCGAACTCCACCCGCTGTTCTACCGGCCGGAACTGCTCGATCACGCCCGCGACCACGGCTACCCGGTGGTGGCCTACTCGCCGTTGGCCGGCGGCCGGGTGCGCGAGGTCGACGCCGTCGTCGAGGTCGCGGAGGCCCACGGGACGACGCCCGAGGCGGTCGCGATCGCGTGGGCGACCGAGAAGGAGCCGGTGGTCGCGATCCCGAAGGCGTCGAGCGAGCCGCACCTCCGCGCGAACCTCGCGGCGGTCGACCTCGAACTGACCGACGAGGAGGTCGCCGCGATCGACGCCGTCGATCGCGAGGAGGAGCTGTTCCCGGAATAG
- a CDS encoding MFS transporter, which produces MAPSSETRATLWVILASATLTVMAGAILGPIVPAIQANLGVSESLAGLIITTHGALIVVFSPVAGWVVDRVGPRRPFVGGLLLYGVGGGAGLAVDSFGPLLASRAVLGVGVAFVYTGVTVLIYELYEGARMDRALGLRSSANSVGAVVWPLLGGALGALSWQAPFAVYLVAVPLGLIAAATVPETARRSHDADSDGGSSTAESGTASRLRRGLAGVVSVFRARPGLLGVYLLYFGTNALLYAIIVFYPQLLAELGITASTTISLYLAANGAAGGVSAALYDRLVTRVSRHALVGAALALWVVAFAAATLATSAATAVPAVLAFGLGQGLVFPASFAWVEALAPADRQGQFSSYLASAGYTGQFVSPVLFGPLVPAFGVRGVFAAAGLAAVGGGVALAVALRRRARADSSA; this is translated from the coding sequence ATGGCACCCTCGTCGGAGACACGCGCGACCCTGTGGGTGATCCTCGCGTCGGCGACGCTGACCGTGATGGCGGGCGCGATACTCGGTCCGATCGTCCCCGCGATTCAGGCGAACCTCGGGGTGTCGGAGTCGCTCGCGGGACTCATCATCACGACTCACGGCGCGCTGATCGTCGTCTTCAGCCCGGTCGCGGGCTGGGTCGTCGACCGCGTCGGCCCGCGTCGACCGTTCGTCGGCGGGCTCCTCCTGTACGGGGTCGGCGGGGGCGCGGGCCTCGCGGTCGACTCGTTCGGCCCGCTGCTCGCCTCGCGGGCGGTCCTCGGCGTCGGCGTCGCGTTCGTGTACACGGGCGTCACGGTCCTCATCTACGAGCTGTACGAGGGCGCTCGGATGGACCGCGCGCTCGGACTGCGCAGCAGCGCGAACAGCGTCGGCGCGGTCGTCTGGCCGCTCCTCGGCGGCGCGCTCGGCGCGCTCTCGTGGCAGGCCCCGTTCGCCGTCTACCTCGTCGCGGTGCCGCTCGGGCTGATCGCGGCCGCGACGGTGCCGGAGACCGCTCGAAGGAGTCACGACGCGGATTCCGACGGCGGCTCGTCGACCGCGGAGTCGGGGACCGCGAGTCGGCTCCGCCGCGGACTCGCGGGCGTCGTTTCGGTCTTCCGCGCTCGACCCGGACTGCTCGGCGTTTACCTCCTGTACTTCGGAACGAACGCGCTGCTGTACGCGATCATCGTCTTCTACCCGCAGCTGCTCGCGGAGCTCGGGATCACGGCGTCGACGACGATCAGCCTCTACCTCGCCGCCAACGGCGCTGCCGGCGGGGTCTCGGCCGCGCTGTACGACCGCCTCGTGACGCGGGTGAGCCGGCACGCGCTCGTCGGGGCCGCGCTCGCGCTGTGGGTCGTCGCCTTCGCGGCCGCGACGCTCGCGACCTCCGCGGCGACCGCGGTCCCGGCGGTCCTCGCGTTCGGGCTGGGACAGGGGCTCGTCTTCCCGGCCTCGTTCGCGTGGGTCGAGGCACTCGCGCCCGCGGACCGACAGGGGCAGTTCAGCTCCTATCTCGCCTCCGCGGGGTACACCGGCCAGTTCGTCTCACCCGTCCTCTTCGGCCCGCTCGTCCCCGCGTTCGGCGTTCGGGGCGTGTTCGCCGCGGCGGGCCTCGCCGCCGTCGGGGGCGGGGTCGCGCTCGCGGTCGCGCTCCGGCGACGCGCGCGAGCGGACTCGTCCGCGTGA
- a CDS encoding tetrahydrofolate dehydrogenase/cyclohydrolase catalytic domain-containing protein, which translates to MTETIDGEAVAADVRETVADEVARLSDAGVEPGLATVLMSDDPASETYVSMKQRDCEEVGIEGIHVEIDADAPAEELYETIDDLNERDDVHGVLVQLPLPDHVDKRTVLRRIDPEKDVDGFHPENVGRLVAGDARFKPCTPHGVQKLLDAYDVETEGADAVVVGRSDIVGKPMANLLIQKSPTGNATTTVCHSRTEDLEAKLADADIVVAAAGIPEFVDGSMLKEGATVVDVGINRVDADTEKGYELVGDVDYESASEVAGAITPVPGGVGPMTRAMLLYNTVRAAGIQTGVDVELE; encoded by the coding sequence ATGACCGAGACAATCGACGGGGAGGCGGTCGCGGCCGACGTGCGCGAGACGGTCGCCGACGAGGTGGCGCGGCTGTCCGACGCCGGCGTCGAGCCGGGGCTGGCCACGGTGCTGATGAGCGACGACCCGGCCAGCGAGACGTACGTCTCGATGAAACAGCGCGACTGCGAGGAGGTCGGGATCGAGGGGATCCACGTCGAGATAGACGCGGACGCGCCGGCCGAGGAGCTGTACGAGACGATAGACGACCTCAACGAGCGCGACGACGTTCACGGAGTTCTCGTCCAGCTCCCGCTGCCGGACCACGTCGACAAGCGGACGGTCCTCCGGCGGATCGACCCCGAGAAGGACGTGGACGGCTTCCATCCCGAGAACGTCGGCCGCCTCGTCGCGGGCGACGCCCGCTTCAAGCCGTGTACCCCGCACGGCGTCCAGAAGCTGCTCGACGCGTACGACGTGGAGACGGAGGGCGCGGACGCGGTCGTCGTCGGCCGCTCCGACATCGTCGGCAAGCCGATGGCGAACCTGCTGATCCAGAAGTCCCCGACCGGGAACGCGACCACGACGGTCTGTCACTCGCGGACCGAGGACCTAGAGGCGAAGCTGGCGGACGCGGACATCGTCGTCGCGGCCGCCGGCATCCCCGAGTTCGTCGACGGGTCGATGCTCAAGGAGGGCGCGACCGTGGTCGACGTGGGGATCAACCGCGTCGACGCGGACACGGAGAAGGGGTACGAGCTGGTGGGCGACGTCGACTACGAGTCGGCGAGCGAGGTCGCGGGCGCGATCACGCCCGTACCCGGCGGCGTCGGCCCGATGACGCGCGCGATGCTCCTTTACAACACGGTGAGGGCGGCGGGGATCCAGACCGGTGTCGACGTGGAGTTGGAATAG
- a CDS encoding 5'-nucleotidase C-terminal domain-containing protein, with protein sequence MVRLVHYSDIENVFDDPERAARLAGRVRALSGPDAAVVATGDTTAPGVLSLVATGRQVLDFYEATDTLLDTFGNHEFDYGPDALRDLVADAPATFVSANVRDENGGPFGRDEGVVSWAVREVDGERVGFVGVTDPATDSLNPMAADLSFDDPVAAAGEALAEMRASVADEGESLDHAVVLSHLGAGDDDLARELDVDAVLGGHVHSRRNETVADTVLVRPGVNGEAVADVDLDAEPPTATLHEPDGADPAPGLADALAERMAAADLDEVVDTVDGPIERSGEVVHGGECRVGNFVADAFRWVHDADVGLSNAGGLRQGDPFDGDVTKADLISLIPFEEPVTLTSVTGGELHDVLREMAAPDVDFGEDDWWHGHVSNARLVWDADAELILEATVDGEPIDPDARYTVAVSEYLLHSEHEFPTLSERHRIDEADIQYEVLAAYARERGIDPEIEGRIEIRNRTAASDDD encoded by the coding sequence ATGGTTCGTCTCGTTCACTACTCCGACATCGAGAACGTCTTCGACGACCCCGAGCGGGCGGCCCGCCTCGCCGGCCGCGTCCGGGCGCTCTCGGGTCCCGACGCCGCGGTCGTCGCCACCGGCGACACGACCGCGCCGGGCGTCCTCTCGCTGGTCGCGACCGGCAGGCAGGTCCTCGACTTCTACGAGGCGACCGACACCCTCCTCGACACGTTCGGCAACCACGAGTTCGACTACGGACCGGACGCGCTCCGCGACCTCGTCGCGGACGCGCCGGCGACGTTCGTCTCCGCGAACGTGCGCGATGAGAACGGCGGGCCGTTCGGCCGCGACGAGGGCGTCGTCTCGTGGGCGGTCCGCGAGGTCGACGGCGAGCGGGTCGGGTTCGTCGGCGTCACCGATCCCGCGACCGACTCGCTGAACCCGATGGCGGCCGACCTCTCGTTCGACGACCCCGTCGCGGCCGCCGGAGAGGCGCTGGCGGAGATGCGGGCGTCGGTCGCGGACGAGGGCGAGAGCCTCGATCACGCGGTCGTCCTCTCGCACCTCGGCGCGGGCGACGACGACCTCGCCCGCGAGCTGGACGTCGACGCGGTCCTCGGCGGGCACGTCCACAGCCGCCGGAACGAGACGGTCGCGGACACGGTGCTGGTCCGGCCCGGCGTCAACGGCGAGGCGGTGGCCGACGTCGACCTCGACGCCGAACCGCCGACGGCGACCCTTCACGAGCCGGACGGGGCCGACCCCGCGCCGGGGCTGGCGGACGCGCTCGCGGAACGGATGGCCGCAGCCGACCTCGACGAGGTCGTCGACACCGTCGACGGGCCGATCGAGCGGTCCGGCGAGGTGGTCCACGGCGGGGAGTGCCGCGTCGGCAACTTCGTCGCGGACGCGTTCCGGTGGGTCCACGACGCCGACGTGGGGCTGTCGAACGCCGGCGGCCTCCGACAGGGCGACCCGTTCGACGGCGACGTGACGAAGGCGGACCTAATCTCCCTGATCCCCTTCGAGGAACCGGTGACCCTCACCTCGGTCACCGGCGGGGAGCTCCACGACGTGCTCCGCGAGATGGCCGCGCCCGACGTGGACTTCGGCGAGGACGACTGGTGGCACGGGCACGTCTCGAACGCCCGCCTCGTCTGGGACGCCGACGCCGAACTAATCTTAGAGGCGACCGTCGACGGCGAGCCGATCGACCCCGACGCGCGCTACACGGTCGCGGTCTCGGAGTACCTCCTCCACTCCGAACACGAGTTCCCCACGCTCTCCGAGCGGCACCGGATCGACGAGGCCGACATCCAGTACGAGGTGCTCGCCGCCTACGCCCGTGAACGCGGCATCGACCCGGAGATCGAGGGCCGGATCGAGATCCGGAACCGCACCGCGGCGAGCGACGACGACTGA
- a CDS encoding 30S ribosomal protein S28e has translation MSAEEGTGDSTTAEVIEVVGKTGMHGEAMQVKCRIQEGSNQGRIITRNVLGPVRLGDVLQLRETQRDADSIGGR, from the coding sequence ATGAGCGCAGAAGAGGGCACCGGCGACTCGACGACCGCGGAGGTCATCGAGGTCGTCGGCAAAACCGGGATGCACGGCGAGGCCATGCAGGTCAAGTGCCGCATCCAAGAGGGATCGAACCAGGGACGGATCATCACCCGGAACGTTCTGGGTCCCGTCCGTCTGGGCGACGTGCTCCAGCTGCGGGAGACCCAGCGCGACGCCGACTCCATCGGAGGTCGATAA
- a CDS encoding HAD family hydrolase, which produces MYDAVVLDNDGVLVGRTPFDTLREAAWDAFVSLGVEDPDLAHVDDVAVGVDPATLTDICERYDVDPTEFWQVRDETAAAAQIDAARKGRKTPYDDVDALRALDASLGVVSSNQQATVDALLDHFGLADHFEVAYGREPSVASLSRKKPSPYYIERALEDLGAETALFVGDNESDVRAADNAGIDSAFVRRPHRRSTELDCHPTYEIDDLHDLVSICGRASADERDSV; this is translated from the coding sequence GTGTACGACGCCGTCGTCCTCGACAACGACGGGGTGTTGGTCGGGCGGACGCCGTTCGACACGCTCCGCGAGGCCGCCTGGGACGCGTTCGTGAGCCTCGGCGTCGAGGACCCGGACCTCGCGCACGTCGACGACGTCGCGGTCGGCGTCGACCCCGCGACCCTGACCGACATCTGCGAGCGCTACGACGTGGACCCGACGGAGTTCTGGCAAGTCAGGGACGAGACCGCGGCGGCGGCCCAGATCGACGCCGCCCGAAAGGGCCGGAAGACGCCGTACGACGACGTCGACGCCCTCCGCGCACTCGACGCCTCGCTCGGCGTCGTCTCCTCGAACCAGCAGGCGACCGTCGACGCGCTCTTGGACCACTTCGGGCTGGCGGACCACTTCGAGGTCGCGTACGGCCGTGAGCCCTCGGTGGCCAGCCTCTCGCGGAAGAAACCCTCCCCGTACTACATCGAGCGCGCCCTCGAAGACCTCGGCGCGGAGACGGCGCTTTTCGTCGGCGACAACGAGTCGGACGTCCGCGCGGCCGACAACGCCGGCATCGACTCGGCGTTCGTCCGTCGACCGCACCGGCGGTCGACGGAGCTCGACTGCCACCCGACCTACGAGATCGACGACCTCCACGACCTCGTGAGCATCTGCGGGAGGGCGTCGGCCGACGAGCGCGACTCGGTCTGA
- a CDS encoding CBS domain-containing protein: MNIFDIAVSEYVEVDVDERLAKVRSIFERENPKGIVVVEDGEYAGVVGEKQLMRSRMEDDTKVSAVMKPAPSVDRHEDVRETARLLVEGDVKIAPVYEGEKLYGIITVDQILEAVIDSLDAITVGQIATEDVIGIGETESVGRAINRLRENGVSRLPVLDDDGDLVGVVTTNDIVEFVVRDHERQGSGDRAGDIDRMLDIPVYDIMSSPVVTATNDETAQAVVERMFDNEVSGLVVTPAGADTVAGMVTKTDVLRALTFTEEDSMDVQITNVDLLEGTSREHIRESIEQVVDKYADMHVIHAHVRLHAHKEKLRGTPLIQCQIRLRTNEGQVGGSGEGYGAEHAFHVALDKLERNVLEIKGVNADEEYRGQLLRKLGQL, translated from the coding sequence ATGAACATCTTTGATATCGCGGTGTCGGAATACGTCGAGGTCGACGTCGATGAGCGGCTCGCCAAGGTCCGTTCTATCTTCGAGCGAGAGAACCCCAAGGGGATCGTCGTCGTCGAGGACGGCGAGTACGCGGGCGTCGTCGGGGAGAAACAGCTCATGCGCTCGCGCATGGAGGACGACACGAAGGTGTCGGCGGTGATGAAGCCCGCCCCCTCGGTCGACCGACACGAGGACGTCCGCGAGACCGCCCGGCTCCTCGTCGAGGGCGACGTGAAGATCGCGCCCGTCTACGAGGGCGAGAAGCTCTACGGGATCATCACGGTCGACCAGATCCTCGAAGCCGTCATCGACAGCCTCGACGCGATCACCGTCGGCCAGATCGCGACCGAGGACGTGATCGGCATCGGCGAGACGGAGAGCGTTGGCCGCGCCATCAATCGCCTCCGCGAGAACGGCGTCTCCCGACTTCCCGTGCTCGACGACGACGGCGACCTCGTCGGCGTCGTCACCACGAACGACATCGTGGAGTTCGTCGTCCGCGACCACGAGCGGCAGGGCAGCGGCGACCGCGCCGGCGACATCGACCGGATGCTCGACATCCCCGTCTACGACATCATGTCCAGCCCGGTCGTCACGGCGACGAACGACGAGACGGCGCAGGCGGTCGTCGAGCGTATGTTCGACAACGAGGTCTCCGGGCTGGTCGTCACGCCCGCGGGTGCCGACACCGTCGCCGGGATGGTGACGAAGACCGACGTGTTGCGCGCGCTGACGTTCACCGAGGAGGACTCGATGGACGTCCAGATCACGAACGTCGACTTGCTGGAGGGGACCTCCCGCGAACACATCCGCGAGTCCATCGAGCAGGTCGTGGACAAGTACGCGGACATGCACGTCATCCACGCGCACGTCCGGCTCCACGCTCACAAGGAGAAGCTTCGCGGCACGCCCCTCATCCAGTGTCAGATCCGCCTCCGAACCAACGAGGGACAGGTCGGCGGCTCCGGCGAGGGGTACGGTGCCGAACACGCGTTCCACGTCGCGCTCGACAAGTTAGAGCGGAACGTCCTCGAAATCAAGGGCGTCAACGCCGACGAGGAGTACCGCGGCCAGCTCCTCCGGAAGCTCGGCCAGCTGTAG
- the ndk gene encoding nucleoside-diphosphate kinase, whose amino-acid sequence MSHHDERTFVMVKPDGVQRGLIGEIVSRFEDRGLKLVGGKFMRIDEELAHEHYGEHEDKPFFDGLVEFITSGPVFAMVWEGADATRQVRAMVGETDPAESAPGTIRGDFGLDLGHNVIHASDHEDEGANEREIDLFFDEEELVDYDLDTSAWVYEDEDH is encoded by the coding sequence ATGAGCCACCACGACGAGCGCACCTTCGTGATGGTCAAGCCCGACGGCGTCCAGCGCGGACTCATCGGCGAGATCGTCTCTCGCTTCGAGGACCGCGGGCTGAAGCTCGTCGGCGGGAAGTTCATGCGGATTGACGAGGAGCTCGCCCACGAACACTACGGTGAACACGAGGACAAGCCATTCTTCGACGGTCTCGTCGAGTTTATTACCTCCGGTCCCGTCTTCGCGATGGTCTGGGAGGGTGCGGACGCGACCCGACAGGTCCGCGCGATGGTCGGCGAGACCGACCCCGCCGAGTCCGCCCCGGGCACGATCCGCGGCGACTTCGGCTTAGACCTCGGCCACAACGTGATCCACGCGTCGGACCACGAGGACGAGGGCGCGAACGAGCGCGAGATCGACCTGTTCTTCGACGAGGAGGAACTCGTCGACTACGACCTCGACACCTCGGCGTGGGTGTACGAGGACGAAGACCACTGA
- the rpl7ae gene encoding 50S ribosomal protein L7Ae: MPVYVDYDTPADLAERSLEALEVARDTGTVKKGTNETTKAVERGNADLVIVAEDVSPEEIVMHLPELAEEKGIPVVFVDTQDEVGQAAGLEVGSAAAAVVDAGDAADDVEDIGEKVAELR, encoded by the coding sequence ATGCCCGTTTACGTAGACTACGACACACCGGCGGACCTCGCGGAGCGATCCCTCGAAGCGCTCGAGGTCGCCCGAGACACCGGCACAGTGAAGAAAGGAACCAACGAGACGACCAAAGCCGTCGAGCGCGGCAACGCTGACCTCGTCATCGTCGCCGAGGACGTCTCCCCCGAAGAGATCGTGATGCACCTCCCCGAACTCGCCGAGGAGAAGGGGATTCCGGTCGTCTTCGTCGACACGCAGGACGAGGTCGGTCAGGCCGCCGGTCTCGAAGTCGGCTCGGCCGCCGCCGCCGTCGTCGACGCCGGCGACGCCGCCGACGACGTCGAGGACATCGGCGAGAAGGTCGCGGAGCTTCGATAA
- a CDS encoding carbonic anhydrase encodes MDSRILRDLLDRNDDHVDALAPGVFDRHREGQRPGVVSVCCSDSRVSQEGMFAVDEPGFLFTSGAIGNSVSALVDGERVLDGSVAYPLRHTHTEIIVVVGHTGCGAIDAALTAARTGEFPAEPGVRADIEALLPIVERGLDDPAVVGEAGDGATDAETDRDEETSRDADDGETVPDADGDAASSVRDRLVEYNVHEQVAFAREREEAADATVYGFVYDLHGVYGGRDGTAYLVNADGERDPAALRELVGEARADHVASLL; translated from the coding sequence ATGGACAGTCGGATACTCAGGGATCTCCTCGACCGCAACGACGACCACGTCGATGCGCTCGCGCCCGGCGTCTTCGACCGCCACCGCGAGGGTCAGCGCCCCGGCGTAGTCTCCGTCTGCTGTTCCGACTCGCGCGTCTCGCAGGAGGGGATGTTCGCCGTCGACGAGCCGGGGTTCCTCTTCACCTCCGGCGCGATCGGGAACAGCGTGAGCGCGCTCGTCGACGGCGAACGGGTTCTCGACGGGAGCGTGGCGTATCCGCTCCGTCACACCCACACCGAGATCATCGTCGTGGTCGGCCACACCGGATGCGGCGCGATAGACGCCGCGCTCACGGCGGCCCGCACCGGCGAGTTCCCGGCCGAACCGGGCGTCCGCGCGGACATCGAGGCGTTGCTGCCGATCGTCGAGCGCGGACTCGACGACCCCGCCGTCGTCGGCGAAGCGGGCGACGGGGCGACCGACGCGGAGACGGACCGCGACGAGGAGACGAGCCGCGACGCGGACGACGGCGAGACCGTCCCCGATGCGGACGGCGATGCCGCTTCCTCGGTCCGTGACCGGCTCGTCGAGTACAACGTCCACGAGCAGGTCGCGTTCGCCCGCGAGCGCGAGGAGGCGGCGGATGCGACGGTGTACGGCTTCGTCTACGACCTCCACGGCGTCTACGGCGGTCGCGACGGGACCGCCTACCTCGTCAACGCCGACGGGGAGCGGGACCCGGCGGCGCTGCGCGAGCTCGTCGGCGAAGCGCGCGCGGACCACGTCGCGTCGCTGCTGTAG